A single region of the Epinephelus moara isolate mb chromosome 16, YSFRI_EMoa_1.0, whole genome shotgun sequence genome encodes:
- the LOC126402128 gene encoding uncharacterized protein LOC126402128, with the protein MAAQVYAVLLLLLLLGLSAGPGLSSSSSSSSSDPGPDSERGRMQLRRVQGLAAQPRYGGCWARALEHLDTRCRDMTSESQSRIALSFTFCHLSSSGRDFPSCPEGSEVSRCTGAMDAVAFNTYTEFFTHTHSICHFLQSDAWQGRAEDTMHRLTESSAGVAEQLQSTRQMAEDLIDAQTAALQAQQEILNNGEELRVTLRDSTQGLRSVFSELSSVSREQQVALSELFNRVSFLQSFLLMEAHSLSSCCYNAAALCTAFLITSTQRSSRARLVLLSLVCLNFYLERKIYHFVINSDHPEHKHMELVSGYVSVLRRFMVCVGVCVLLCVCVRYRDPLQQSLQVLQQLRETQRSLQEALQHAESLGNQPKNQPPLKRSEGSRREEALRRREEIKRGEKEVEEEECSTLVSPPTDNSDLSHLTHIGWRTNSFLSSTVNSSAADVTQKPYVTHNASVLSPTTQKASVSPGRRPRRSSSSRLPSTSSSSSPLVYSILVEDKQPRYSLRSRRSETH; encoded by the exons ATGGCGGCTCAGGTGTAcgcggtgctgctgctgctgctgctgctcggaCTTTCGGCGGGTCCgggtctctcctcctcctcctcctcctcctcctccgatCCCGGTCCGGACTCTGAACGCGGCAGGATGCAGCTGCGGCGCGTGCAGGGCCTCGCCGCTCAGCCCAGGTACGGAGGATGTTGGGCGCGAGCTCTGGAGCACCTGGACACGCGCTGCAGGGACATGACGTCAGAAAGCCAGAGCCGGATCGCGCTGAGCTTCACCTTCTGTCACCTGAGCAG CTCAGGCAGagatttcccatcatgccctgaggggtcagaggtcagcaggTGTACAGGTGCGATGGACGCTGTGGCCTTTAACACCTACACAGAGTtcttcacccacacacactccatcTGTCACTTCCTGCAGTCTGACGCCTGGCAGGGCCGAGCTGAGGACACCATgcacag gttaaCAGAGAGTTCAGCAGGTGTAGCTGAGCAGCTTCAGTCCACCAGGCAGATGGCTGAGGACCTGATTGATGCCCAGACCGCTGCCTTACAGGCACAGCAGGAGATCCTGAACAATGGAGAGGAGCTGAGAGTCACCCTGAGAGACTCCACCCAGG GTCTGCGGTCGGTGTTCTCGGAGCTCAGCAGTGTCTCCAGggagcagcaggtggcgctGTCCGAACTCTTCAACAGAGTTTCCTTCCTGCAGAGTTTCCTGCTGATGGAGGCTCACAGTCTGAGCTCCTGCTGCTAcaacgctgctgctctctgcaccGCCTTCCTCATCACCTCCACCCAACGCTCCTCCAGAGCCAG gcTGGTGTTGTTGAGTTTGGTGTGTTTAAACTTCTATCTGGAGAGGAAGATCTACCACTTTGTGATAAACTCTGATCatcctgaacacaaacacatg gagctGGTCAGTGGGTATGTGAGTGTGTTGCGGCGCTTCATGGTGTGTGTTGGAGTGTgtgtcctgctgtgtgtgtgtgttaggtacAGAGACCCCCTGCAGCAGAGTCTGCAggtgctgcagcagctcagagagacacagaggagccTGCAGGAGGCGCTGCAGCACGCAG AGAGTTTGGGGAATCAACCGAAGAATCAGCCGCCACTGAAG AGGTCAGAGGGCAGCAGAAGAGAGGAGGCGctaaggaggagagaggagatcaaaagaggagaaaaagaagtggaggaggaggagtgcagCACACTGGTGTCTCCGCCCACAGACAACTCAGACCTgtctcacctcacacacatCG GTTGGCGCACCAACAGTTTTCTCAGCAGCACAGTGAACAGCTCCGCAGCTGACGTCACCCAGAAGCCGTACGTTACCCACAATGCCTCAGTGCTCAGTCCCACGACCCAGAAGGCCTCAGTGAGTCCAGGCAGGCGTCCTCGtcgctcctcttcctcccgcctcccatccacctcctcctcctcctcccctctggtCTACAGCATCCTGGTGGAGGATAAACAG CCTCGTTACAGCCTGAGGAGCCGACGCTCAGAGACTCATTGA